CTGCGGAAATATTCTTCAGCATTGGGAATACTGATTTCGTAGCCGGAGCCTTCTTTGATCAGGTTGAGATTAAGCTTAAGACTGAAGAACCGCTCCATGATCTCCAGAATTTCAATAACCGAATAATTCTGTGGATACGCGATGTTCACGATGCGGTTCAGATGACCATTTTCAAGCAGACTGAAAGTGAGGTTTTTCACATCTTCTGCATCGATAAGGTTTCGCGTAGCTTTGGTGTGAACATTGACGGTTTCACCGGATTTTACGGAACGCACCAGATAGTTCATCAGAAGATTCGGATTTCCGCCGTTGCCAACGGCATTGCTCACGCGCAGGATCAGGTATTTTTCCGTGCTGTTTTTGATGATCTGCTCCATTTTCAGTTTGTGCAGCACATAATCGCTTCCCGTTTTCGAGGAATCGTAGATGCTGCAGGTGGAGAAATAGACGAAGATTTTTCCGGGATTTTCCGCAATGGTTTTCCGGATAAGGTGTTCCTCGCGGGCAAACTGCGCCGGATCTCTCTCCAGCGAATTGGAAACGCCGGAAGCGAAGAAAATCACATCTTCTCTGTCATGTTCCTTAAAAAGCGAGGCAATGAGGCCGTTTCCGATGATCATGGGGTTTGGAGGTTATGAGGTTATAGAGGTTATGGAGGTTACAGGGTAGTGGTGTAGCAGTTTAGTTGGTTAGGACTTCATTGCCAATGTCTTCCCAATCATCGTACATAAACAATTCTTGTTCAGAAGCCGCCAAGGTCTTCTTTTTTTTCGTTAAAACGGAAAGTGCCTCCCGTATTCTCCAGACTGCAGTGCTGATCATGGGTTGTTGAAAAGTTTTTTTAAATTGTTCACAGAAATTTGATTGTCCAGGATTTTCATATAATCTTCCCGGATTTTTTCAGAAAAAGTCTTTA
The sequence above is a segment of the Chryseobacterium taklimakanense genome. Coding sequences within it:
- a CDS encoding NAD-dependent epimerase/dehydratase family protein, which produces MIIGNGLIASLFKEHDREDVIFFASGVSNSLERDPAQFAREEHLIRKTIAENPGKIFVYFSTCSIYDSSKTGSDYVLHKLKMEQIIKNSTEKYLILRVSNAVGNGGNPNLLMNYLVRSVKSGETVNVHTKATRNLIDAEDVKNLTFSLLENGHLNRIVNIAYPQNYSVIEILEIMERFFSLKLNLNLIKEGSGYEISIPNAEEYFRRNQLMNKEVYLCRILEKYY